One genomic window of Stigmatopora nigra isolate UIUO_SnigA chromosome 13, RoL_Snig_1.1, whole genome shotgun sequence includes the following:
- the exd2 gene encoding exonuclease 3'-5' domain-containing protein 2 yields the protein MVRRDPLFAVMATLFGATLGGLLAWRAFGAKRKRPPSIQRERPLPDDRTLLPEEESASEESENIRAAPPACLLSPEQLLAVAPVMVSSQEEWNRLWPAMQDDLAAVPVLGLDCEWVSVLERPQAVSLLQLASCSGRCMLVRLPAFRQTQLPPDLVEVLRDPCILKVGVGCLDDSKRLTCDYGLSLTCTVDLRLLAVEHKIMPAGNGLGLKSLAADMLNISLDKSLELRCSDWEAEQLTTEQMSYAARDAQVSVALFYHLLGLGSKADPAPADRLSHAELAARCQGLVDVPFGGRGERSGRVRGRLKELSSLSPESGDQQIPDPRKNKRTKPLGVGYSPRKSPLYDNCFLHAPDGQPLCTCDKRKAKWYLDKGIGVLHSEDPFVVRLLFEPSGRPDSQEDYYLTSKDNLCVVCGREDSYIRKNIVPHEYRRHFPSEMKDHNSHDVLLLCTTCHAASNVHDAFLKQKLAAEFAAPQGCEDGARVSEDPGRRRARSAARALLAAGDRLPTRRRGELAALIGSFLDADTEREPDEDQLQEVANLETRILNESYVPHGLKVVRAYAQKGWPGLMELERRWRQHFLTAMRPKHLPQFWCVHHNHLKIVRKCEELPIQLT from the exons ATGGTTCGTCGAGATCCCTTATTCGCCGTCATGGCGACGCTCTTCGGCGCCACTTTGGGCGGTCTGCTAGCGTGGCGAGCCTTCGGCGCCAAAAGGAAACGTCCGCCTTCAATCCAGAGGGAAAGGCCGCTTCCCGACGATAGGACCCTCCTCCCCGAGGAGGAGTCGGCATCGGAGGAGAGCGAGAACATCCGGGCGGCACCCCCTGCGTGCCTCCTGTCGCCCGAGCAGCTGCTGGCGGTGGCGCCGGTGATGGTCAGCTCCCAGGAGGAGTGGAATCGGCTGTGGCCGGCGATGCAGGACGACCTGGCGGCGGTCCCGGTACTGGGACTCGACTGCGAATGG gTATCAGTGTTGGAGCgcccccaagcggtctccctgCTTCAGTTAGCGTCCTGTTCCGGACGCTGTATGCTGGTCCGACTCCCGGCCTTCCGCCAAACGCAGCTTCCGCCGGACCTGGTGGAGGTCTTGCGTGACCCCTGCATCTTAAAGGTCGGGGTCGGTTGCCTTGACGACAGCAAGCGACTCACGTGCGACTATGGGCTGTCGCTCACCTGCACGGTGGACCTTCGCCTCCTTGCTGTGGAACACAA AATAATGCCGGCGGGTAATGGACTCGGCCTGAAGTCGCTGGCGGCCGACATGCTGAACATTTCGCTTGATAAGTCACTGGAATTGCGATGTAGTGACTGGGAGGCGGAGCAACTGACGACTGAGCag ATGAGTTACGCCGCCCGGGATGCCCAAGTGTCCGTGGCCCTCTTTTACCACCTGCTGGGCCTCGGCTCCAAAGCCGACCCGGCTCCCGCCGACCGGCTCTCCCACGCCGAGTTGGCGGCCCGCTGCCAGGGGCTGGTCGACGTCCCCTTCGGGGGTCGCGGCGAGCGAAGTGGACGTGTCCGTGGGCGGCTCAAGGAGCTCTCCTCGTTGAGCCCGGAGTCTGGAGACCAACAAATCCCAGACCCCAGGAAGAACAAAAGAACGAAGCCCCTCGGAGTGGGCTACTCCCCCAG GAAGTCTCCTTTGTACGACAACTGCTTCCTGCACGCTCCCGACGGTCAGCCGCTTTGCACCTGTGACAAGAGGAAAGCCAAGTGGTACCTGGACAAAGGAATAGGag TGCTCCACAGCGAAGATCCCTTTGTAGTGAGGCTTCTTTTCGAACCTTCGGGACGTCCCGACTCCCAGGAGGACTACTACCTCACCTCTAAGGACAACCTCTGTGTGGTCTGCGGGAGAGAAGACTCCTACATTAG GAAAAACATTGTCCCCCACGAGTACCGTCGCCACTTCCCCAGCGAGATGAAAGACCACAATTCCCACGACGTCCTCCTGCTGTGCACCACGTGCCACGCCGCCTCCAACGTACACGACGCCTTCCTCAAGCAGAAACTGGCCGCCGAATTCGCCGCCCCACAAGGCTGCGAGGACGGCGCACGGGTATCCGAGGACCCCGGACGGCGGCGGGCACGCTCGGCGGCCCGCGCCCTGTTGGCCGCCGGCGACAGGCTGCCCACCCGGAGGCGTGGCGAGCTGGCCGCCCTCATCGGGAGCTTTCTGGACGCAGACACGGAACGAGAACCTGATGAAGATCAACTGCAGGAGGTCGCCAATCTGGAGACCAG GATTTTAAACGAGTCTTATGTCCCTCACGGCCTGAAAGTGGTTCGTGCCTACGCCCAAAAAGGCTGGCCGGGCCTGATGGAGTTGGAACGACGCTGGAGGCAACATTTCCTGACCGCCATGCGACCAAAACACCTTCCACAGTTCTGGTGCGTACACCACAACCATCTAAAGATCGTGCGCAAGTGTGAAGAGCTGCCCATCCAACTCACCTGA